The stretch of DNA GGAACCGTTCAGCGACCCGCCCGCTTCCTGCAGCGGCTCAAAAAAGCCGCGCGGCTGATGCGCAGCGCCTTTGAACATCAGGTGTTCGAACAGGTGCGCCAGCCCGCTGCGGCCGGGCGCCTCATTGGCGGAACCGACGTGATACCAGACGTTGACGGCCACGAGCGGCAGGTGGTGATCCTCATGGACCACCACCTGAAGGCCGTTCGCGAGCGTGTGCTTGGTGAACGGAATCAATTGATCGGCGTCAGCGGAATAGCTTTCCGCGCATAAGAGGCAATCGACACCTGCTGGGCCACTCGGGCCGCCGCGCCCGCGAGTGCCACAGCCGCCGGCGAATCCGGCGCGGACAAAACAATCGGTTTGCCCGCATCGCCACCTGCCCGCACGGGCTCAGACAGCGGCACACCGCCCAGGAACGGCACACCCAGTTCAAGGGCGAGGGCCTCGCCGCCGCCCTTGCCGAAGATATCGGCCTCGGTCCCGCAGCCGCCGCACACGAAATAACTCATATTCTCGATGATGCCGATCACCGGGATGTTGAGCTTCTGATACATCTTGACCGCGCGCCGGGTGTCGGCAATCGACACCGTCTGCGGCGTCGTCACCACCACGGCGCCGGCCACCGGCACCGTCTGGCTCAGGCTCAACGCCACGTCACCCGTGCCGGGCGGCATGTCCACGATCAAATAATCCACTTCGGCCCATTTGACGTCGCGAAAGAACTGCGTGATCGCGCCATGCAACATCGGTCCGCGCCAAATCACCGGCGCGTCGTCGGCCGTGAGAAACCCCATCGAGACGGCCTGCACACCGTAGCGCTCGGCCGGAAGAATCTTGTCTTCTTCCTGCTCAAGCCGCAGGCCTTTTTCAAACCCCAGCATGATGGGCACGTTCGGCCCGTACATGTCGGCATCAAGCAGCGCCACGCGGCTCCCGGCCCTCGCAAGCGCCACGGCAAGATTCACCGCCACGGTCGTTTTGCCGACGCCGCCTTTGCCAGCGCCGACAGCGATGATGTTTTTCACTCCCTCAACCGGGGCGCGTCCTGCTTCCGGGCGGCCTGCGGCTCGCACCTGGGCGGTCATCTCCACGGCCACACTTGTCACGCCGGGCAGCGCGCTCACGACAGACTTCGCCTGATCGCGCAGGAGATCTTTCACCGGACAAGCGGGAGTGGTGAGTTCAACAGTGAACGCGACATGCCCGCCGGTGATATTGACGTGCTTGACGAAACCCAGACTCACAATATCGCGATGCAGATCGGGGTCCTGCACCACGCGCAGGGCATCCAGGACAACAGATTCAGACAGTGCCATTTTTGGAATTGTACGAGAAGCTGGCGGCAATGTCGCCAAGGTACGGCAGCCGGTACGACTCCCCCTTCAGGGCTTTCATCATCAGGACCACCCAGAGCGCCACCACGCTCAGGCGGAACACAACGCTCACCGCGCGCCAGTCGCCAACGACCGGCAACGTCGGCAGGAGCAGCGAGACGATCGCCGCCACGGAAAACGCCAGCACCGATTGCCACGCGTGGAACCGCACGTAGCCGTCCCTCTTTTCCATGGAGAGGACGATGATGCCGCTGATGAGGCCGAGTGCGTAGGACAGGGCCGCCCAGCGATTCGGATCGCGATTCATCACTCGCTCATTGCAACAGGTGGCACCACCACACGAGGCGGCCTGCCAAACACCCGGCGGGCGTCGTCATTCAGGAGCACCCAGAATGTATACACCCCGAGCGCGGTGCCGAAGGGCACCACCACGAGATTGGGCACGGCCATCATGAGTGCGATCAGCCGGCCACGGGCCTGGCGCCGTTTGAGAGCTCGCCCGGTCCAGGCCGATAACACACCGCCGACGATCAGGAAGACGCCGACCGCGGCCAGCAACGCCACAGCCGCACGTTCACCGAGGCCAAACGCCTCGCCCGCGAGCGAGGCGCGTGTGCCGGCCGCCAGAATCGAAAGGGACAGGCCAGTCATGACGCCGAATGCACCCCAGACCAGATGCAACGTGCCAAGGACATCGATGTGCAGGCGCAATTCCCCAGCTCCTCAGTTCCCCACTTCCCCAGTTACCTACGCGGGGGACTCGCCGGCTCGCTGATCTCAGCGTGCGCCCAGCGTCACCATCAATTCGCGCCGCTCGTCGTCATTAAAGCCTTCGAGGTCGAGCGTCGCATCACACTCGTCGCACAGCAGTTCGAACAGTGCCGGTCGCCCCTCTTCCATCGGAGGTTGGACTTGCCCGTCCGCGACGCGCACGAGGTGCATCTGGAGGGTTTTGGCGAGAAAGTTTTCGGCGTTGCCGCAATTCGGACACGTCAGAGACATCGTAAAGAGTGTATCTCACTCTCCTGGGCCGGGATACACGAGTTCTCCACTTACGGCAGCTTCCTTGAACGCATGCCGGACGGCGGCCAGATACGTGCCCAGTTGCGCCCGGTGTTCGGGCCTGGGCGCGCCCGTCTTGAACTCCAGTACCAGGAGCGACCCATCCGGCCGGGCCACCAAACAGTCAATGCTCCCCCGGATAATGGCCGCCGGCCTCTCGGGCGACACGAACGAGAACGGCACCTCATAGTGGGCGCGGCCGCCGGCGAGCCAGGCCCGGACGTCCGATCGGTCCGCCACCCGCAAATACGCCTCGGCGACCGTCCCAAAAAAGCCGTTTCGATCGGCCACGTCCACCAGTTCCTCCGGGCGAGCCAGGCGCCCAGCGTGGAGGGCCACGGCCTCGGCCGTGGAAGGGCCGGCCAGCCCATGCTGGAACAGCCGGTGAACAAGCGTGCCGGCCAACCGGTCCAACGCGCGATCCTGGCCCCTGTCACCTGCCGGGACGACCATTGCCGGTGCGTCCGAAATCGTGGTGGCGCTGAGAATGACCGGCGCCTCGCTCGTCAGCGGCTCACGGTCAACATCGGCCGGCGCCACTGGTGCCGGCGGGGTCACCGGGCGCCCCCCCGAAGGGGCCGGCGGTTTGCACACGCGCACGGCAAACTGGTGCCCTGCGGCATCCCACATCACCTCATCGTCATCGGCTAATGCCGCGCGCGTGAACACCGTCCGC from Acidobacteriota bacterium encodes:
- a CDS encoding Mrp/NBP35 family ATP-binding protein encodes the protein MALSESVVLDALRVVQDPDLHRDIVSLGFVKHVNITGGHVAFTVELTTPACPVKDLLRDQAKSVVSALPGVTSVAVEMTAQVRAAGRPEAGRAPVEGVKNIIAVGAGKGGVGKTTVAVNLAVALARAGSRVALLDADMYGPNVPIMLGFEKGLRLEQEEDKILPAERYGVQAVSMGFLTADDAPVIWRGPMLHGAITQFFRDVKWAEVDYLIVDMPPGTGDVALSLSQTVPVAGAVVVTTPQTVSIADTRRAVKMYQKLNIPVIGIIENMSYFVCGGCGTEADIFGKGGGEALALELGVPFLGGVPLSEPVRAGGDAGKPIVLSAPDSPAAVALAGAAARVAQQVSIASYARKAIPLTPIN